The Nycticebus coucang isolate mNycCou1 chromosome 2, mNycCou1.pri, whole genome shotgun sequence genome includes a window with the following:
- the LOC128561742 gene encoding olfactory receptor 1L6-like, which yields MPRRNQSHITEFLLLGLTTNPKQQIWLFASFLVMYLVNVVGNSVIIAAIWGNARLHTPMYFFLSNLSLVDICFTTVIVPQMLVNMLTQRKTILFAQCLTQMYFFVAFGITDSFLLAAMAMDRYVAICNPLHYATTMSPRRCLLLVMASWTVSHLHSLAHTILMARLSFCGPNIIHHFFCDVQPLLMLSCSDTSANELLAFTESSFVVMSPFIFIIVSYFYITRAVLRLPSGGGRYKVFSTCGSHLTVVALFYGTIISVYIRPSSTYSVTKDRVVTVIYTIVTPMLNPFIYSLRNKDMKQALRSLSKRTE from the coding sequence ATGCCAAGGAGGAACCAGAGCCATATTACTGAATTCCTTCTTCTGGGACTGACCACTAATCCCAAACAGCAGATCTGGCTCTTTGCCAGTTTCCTGGTCATGTATCTTGTCAATGTGGTTGGAAACTCAGTTATCATTGCAGCCATCTGGGGGAATGCCCGCCTCCACactcccatgtacttcttcctctccaacCTGTCCCTGGTGGACATCTGCTTTACCACTGTCATCGTGCCACAAATGTTAGTGAACATGCTGACTCAAAGAAAGACCATTCTCTTTGCCCAGTGTCTTACACAGATGTATTTTTTTGTGGCCTTTGGGATCACTGACAGCTTCCTACTGGCTGCCATGGCCATggaccgctatgtggccatctgtaACCCACTGCATTATGCCACTACCATGAGCCCCAGGCGCTGTCTCCTGTTGGTCATGGCCTCCTGGACAGTGTCTCACTTGCACTCGCTCGCCCACACAATTCTCATGGCCCGCCTCTCCTTCTGTGGGCCCAACATCATCCACCACTTCTTTTGTGATGTCCAGCCACTGCTGATGCTCTCCTGCTCTGACACCTCTGCCAATGAGCTTCTGGCCTTCACAGAGAGCTCCTTTGTTGTTATGAGTCCCTTTATCTTCATTATTGTCTCTTATTTCTACATCACTCGTGCTGTCCTGAGGCTTCCCTCAGGGGGAGGAAGGTACAAAGTCTTCTCTACCTGTGGATCCCACCTCACAGTCGTGGCACTATTCTATGGGACCATAATATCTGTGTACATTCGTCCCTCATCCACCTACTCAGTGACAAAGGATCGTGTGGTCACTGTCATCTATACAATAGTCACCCCCATGCTGAATCCTTTCATCTACAGCCTTAGGAATAAGGACATGAAACAGGCATTGAGAAGCCTAAGTAAAAGAACAGAATAG